From one Haloferax marinisediminis genomic stretch:
- a CDS encoding 50S ribosomal protein L10, which yields MSESETRQTEVIPQWKQDEVDKLVDFVESYESVGVVGVAGIPSRQLQAMRRELHGSAQVRMSRNTLVNRALDQVDDGFEELKEYVAGQVALIGTNDNPFALYKELEASKTPAPINAGEVAPNDIVIPEGDTGVDPGPFVGELQQVGASARIMDGSIKVTEDSHVLSAGEEVSEELSNVLAELGIEPKEVGLDLRGVFSEGVLFEPDELAIDVDEYRADIQSAVAAATNLSVNAVYPTTQTAPTLIAKATGEAKAVGLFANIESPDFMPELISKADAQLRALAANIDDEEALPEELRGVSAQSAEPAAEDESTDEEEAEAEADEAEADDTDDDEGDEAGDALGSLF from the coding sequence ATGAGCGAATCTGAGACCCGACAGACCGAGGTTATTCCGCAGTGGAAGCAGGACGAAGTCGACAAGCTCGTCGACTTCGTCGAATCCTACGAATCCGTCGGTGTCGTTGGCGTCGCGGGCATTCCGAGCCGCCAGCTTCAGGCCATGCGCCGCGAGCTGCACGGCTCCGCGCAGGTCCGCATGAGCCGTAACACGCTCGTGAACCGCGCCCTCGACCAGGTCGACGACGGCTTCGAGGAACTCAAAGAGTACGTCGCCGGGCAAGTCGCGCTCATCGGTACGAACGACAACCCGTTCGCACTGTACAAAGAGCTCGAGGCGTCGAAGACGCCTGCGCCCATCAACGCTGGTGAGGTCGCCCCGAACGACATCGTCATCCCCGAGGGTGACACGGGTGTAGACCCGGGTCCGTTCGTTGGCGAACTCCAGCAGGTCGGAGCGTCCGCTCGCATTATGGACGGCTCCATCAAGGTGACCGAAGACTCCCACGTCCTCTCTGCGGGCGAGGAAGTCTCCGAGGAACTCTCCAACGTCCTGGCAGAACTCGGTATCGAGCCCAAGGAGGTCGGTCTCGACCTTCGTGGCGTCTTCTCCGAAGGCGTCCTGTTCGAACCCGACGAACTCGCCATCGACGTGGACGAGTACCGCGCCGACATCCAGTCGGCCGTCGCCGCTGCGACGAACCTCTCGGTCAACGCGGTCTACCCGACGACCCAGACCGCGCCGACGCTCATCGCGAAGGCGACCGGCGAGGCCAAGGCAGTCGGTCTGTTCGCCAACATCGAGAGCCCGGACTTCATGCCGGAGCTCATCTCGAAGGCGGACGCCCAACTGCGCGCGCTCGCAGCCAACATCGACGACGAAGAGGCACTCCCTGAGGAACTTCGTGGCGTCTCCGCGCAGAGCGCGGAACCCGCTGCGGAAGACGAATCGACGGACGAAGAAGAAGCAGAAGCAGAAGCCGACGAGGCCGAAGCCGACGACACCGACGACGACGAAGGTGACGAAGCAGGCGACGCTCTCGGCTCGCTGTTCTAA
- the rpl12p gene encoding 50S ribosomal protein P1 — protein MEYVYAALILNETEEEINEENITAVLEAAGVDVEESRVKALVAALEDVDIEEAIETAAAAPAPAAGSAGGEVEAADDDDEEEAAEEEAADEGDDDEDEDADGEGLGALFG, from the coding sequence ATGGAATACGTCTACGCCGCACTCATCCTGAACGAGACGGAAGAAGAGATCAACGAAGAGAACATCACCGCAGTCCTCGAGGCTGCCGGTGTCGATGTCGAAGAGTCCCGCGTCAAGGCGCTCGTCGCCGCGCTCGAGGACGTCGACATCGAAGAGGCCATCGAGACGGCCGCCGCTGCCCCCGCACCTGCTGCAGGCAGCGCTGGTGGCGAGGTCGAGGCCGCTGACGACGACGACGAAGAGGAAGCCGCTGAAGAAGAAGCCGCCGACGAAGGCGACGACGACGAAGACGAAGACGCTGACGGCGAAGGCCTCGGCGCCCTCTTCGGCTAA
- a CDS encoding 50S ribosomal protein L1, which yields MADTIVDAVTRALDEAPGRNFRETVDLAVNLRDLDLNDPSKRVDESVVLPSGTGQDTQIVVFATGETALRAEDVADEVLGPNELEDFGDDTDAAKDLADETDFFVAEAALMQDIGRYLGTVLGPRGKMPTPLQPDDDVVETVNRMKNTVQLRSRDRRTFHTRVGADDMTPDEIAENIDVIVRRLEATLEKGPLNIDSIFVKTTMGPSVEVPA from the coding sequence ATGGCAGACACAATAGTTGACGCAGTCACTCGCGCACTCGACGAGGCACCTGGGCGGAACTTCCGCGAAACGGTTGACCTCGCCGTGAACCTGCGCGATCTAGATCTTAACGACCCGTCGAAGCGTGTCGACGAGAGCGTCGTGCTCCCGTCTGGCACCGGCCAGGACACCCAGATTGTGGTGTTCGCGACCGGTGAAACCGCGCTCCGCGCTGAAGATGTCGCCGACGAGGTTCTCGGGCCGAACGAGCTCGAAGACTTCGGTGACGACACTGATGCGGCGAAAGACCTTGCTGACGAGACCGACTTCTTCGTTGCTGAGGCAGCACTGATGCAGGACATCGGTCGCTACCTTGGTACCGTGCTCGGTCCTCGTGGTAAGATGCCGACCCCGCTTCAGCCCGACGACGACGTCGTCGAGACGGTGAATCGGATGAAGAACACGGTGCAACTCCGTTCCCGCGACCGTCGCACGTTCCACACGCGCGTCGGTGCGGACGACATGACCCCTGACGAGATCGCGGAGAACATCGACGTTATCGTTCGTCGTCTCGAAGCGACGCTCGAAAAGGGCCCCCTCAACATCGACTCTATCTTCGTGAAAACGACGATGGGTCCATCCGTGGAGGTGCCCGCATGA